A portion of the Mesobacillus boroniphilus genome contains these proteins:
- a CDS encoding ATP-binding protein has translation MKRKKLPMSLQTKIIGSNIVNTVFIIFIFLVISLVIEYKQVEKQRGNQALQLAKTVASMPTVISAFEHEDPSKTLQPLMNKIKRETGAQFIVVGNTDGIRYAHPDEKKLGLSMVGGDNSPALKGEFYISKAEGSLGQSIRGKGPIRNQQGEIVGIVSVGYMIADLQEDAYQRGKEIGFISLIVVIIGMIASYLLAKNIRRTTLGLEPHEMTSLYLERNAILYSIKEGIISVDKDGYITMINQSAKELLDIKEDSLNQKIETIIPNTGVYRVLETGKPDRDHEITLRNRDMIINRTPIIENGEVIGVVSTFRDKTEINKMLETLTEVQRYSEDLRAQTHEFSNKLYVLSGLLQLGKHDEAIEMIQAESEVHENQNKIIFDQIFDTKIQALLLGKLGKASEKKIQFIIDENSSMGPLPAHIPYTDVISILGNLIDNALDAVEGNKAGEVTFFAIDLGEDLIIEVYDNGPGISVNETEKIFETGFSTKGEENRGYGLAIVKQAIDKLNGNIEVESRPGKGSILTVYLPKKRHNVAN, from the coding sequence ATGAAACGGAAAAAACTTCCAATGTCCCTGCAAACAAAGATCATTGGCTCAAATATTGTTAATACGGTGTTTATCATCTTTATTTTCCTTGTTATTTCATTGGTTATTGAATATAAACAGGTCGAAAAGCAGAGAGGGAACCAGGCTCTTCAATTGGCAAAGACAGTAGCATCCATGCCTACCGTGATTTCGGCATTTGAGCATGAAGATCCCTCTAAAACGCTTCAGCCTCTCATGAATAAAATCAAAAGGGAAACCGGGGCGCAATTCATTGTTGTCGGCAATACGGATGGAATCAGGTATGCGCATCCAGATGAGAAGAAACTTGGATTGTCGATGGTTGGAGGAGATAACAGCCCTGCTTTAAAAGGTGAATTTTATATATCAAAGGCGGAGGGTTCGCTTGGCCAGTCAATCAGGGGAAAGGGCCCCATCCGAAATCAGCAAGGGGAGATAGTCGGCATCGTCTCAGTTGGCTATATGATCGCTGACCTCCAGGAGGACGCTTATCAGCGAGGAAAAGAGATTGGTTTCATTTCATTAATTGTCGTGATCATCGGTATGATCGCAAGCTATCTTTTGGCTAAAAATATCCGAAGGACAACATTAGGTCTGGAGCCTCATGAAATGACGTCTTTATACCTTGAGAGGAATGCAATTCTTTATTCGATAAAAGAAGGCATTATCTCAGTTGATAAAGATGGTTATATTACAATGATCAATCAATCTGCTAAGGAACTATTAGATATAAAAGAAGACAGCCTAAATCAGAAAATAGAAACCATAATACCCAATACCGGTGTCTATCGTGTACTTGAAACAGGAAAGCCTGACCGTGATCATGAAATCACATTGAGAAATAGAGATATGATCATCAATCGAACTCCAATTATTGAAAATGGCGAAGTAATCGGGGTAGTATCAACATTTCGGGATAAAACGGAAATCAATAAAATGCTCGAAACTTTGACAGAAGTGCAAAGGTATTCTGAGGATTTACGGGCACAAACACATGAATTTTCCAACAAGCTTTATGTGCTCTCAGGTTTGCTCCAATTGGGCAAGCATGATGAGGCAATTGAAATGATCCAGGCAGAATCGGAAGTTCATGAAAATCAAAACAAGATTATTTTTGACCAAATCTTTGATACGAAAATCCAGGCATTATTATTAGGTAAACTGGGAAAAGCCTCTGAGAAAAAAATTCAGTTCATCATTGATGAGAATAGCAGTATGGGTCCCCTTCCGGCACATATTCCCTATACAGATGTAATATCGATCCTCGGGAACTTGATTGATAATGCCCTCGATGCAGTAGAAGGGAATAAAGCAGGTGAGGTTACATTCTTCGCAATTGATCTAGGTGAGGACTTGATCATTGAAGTATATGACAATGGACCTGGGATTTCAGTCAATGAAACGGAAAAAATATTTGAAACAGGCTTTTCTACCAAAGGTGAAGAAAATCGGGGCTACGGCCTGGCCATTGTGAAGCAGGCAATTGACAAACTTAATGGAAATATCGAGGTTGAATCTAGACCAGGCAAAGGATCGATATTGACCGTTTACCTGCCGAAAAAAAGGCATAATGTTGCAAATTAG
- a CDS encoding BC1872 family protein — protein sequence MTKTDAIARRILGWKLNRWDRWYDYDKGVFINDSEFQPEQNLVHAMLVVERLEKLGYSFSSNGVSEAAFNQFKGTGANLPEAITNAAYTIIENDSVVSSTSLWRKLS from the coding sequence ATGACTAAAACGGATGCAATTGCACGGAGGATTTTGGGTTGGAAGCTTAATAGGTGGGATCGCTGGTATGATTATGATAAAGGCGTATTTATCAATGATTCCGAATTCCAGCCGGAGCAAAACCTTGTACATGCGATGCTAGTTGTCGAGAGACTGGAGAAATTGGGATACAGCTTCTCATCTAATGGAGTTTCCGAGGCCGCTTTTAACCAATTCAAAGGTACGGGAGCAAATTTACCTGAAGCAATCACAAATGCTGCCTATACCATCATTGAAAATGACTCAGTAGTGTCTAGTACGTCATTATGGCGCAAGCTTTCATAA
- the cydS gene encoding cytochrome bd oxidase small subunit CydS, whose product MAEFTMFYAPFIVIIASIVASFWLAGKDEKVE is encoded by the coding sequence ATGGCAGAATTCACAATGTTTTATGCTCCTTTCATTGTCATTATCGCATCGATTGTCGCGTCATTTTGGCTGGCAGGCAAGGATGAAAAGGTGGAGTGA
- a CDS encoding phosphatase PAP2 family protein produces MKFNLQLLIAFFGSLFGFILMSYMVQAEYLVAFDRVVIDRVQGLEAEGLTAVMKFFTYIGSLRFIVILSIPIFLFLFYVLKHRLEILVFLSVVYITPILNRLLKLYFHRARPDFHRLIEIGGYSFPSGHAMNAFSFYSILAFLLWRHVPTRIGRTAVILISSIMILGIGISRVYLGVHYPSDIIGGFLASGLWVAAVIWFFQRYKEKLEIPERAH; encoded by the coding sequence GTGAAGTTTAATCTCCAGCTTTTAATTGCCTTTTTTGGTTCGTTATTCGGTTTTATCCTTATGTCTTACATGGTACAGGCAGAATATCTTGTTGCGTTCGACCGGGTTGTCATTGATAGGGTGCAGGGGCTCGAAGCGGAAGGGCTGACTGCGGTCATGAAGTTCTTTACCTATATTGGATCCTTAAGATTTATTGTAATTCTGTCCATTCCAATTTTCTTGTTCCTGTTTTATGTCTTAAAACACAGGCTGGAAATCCTGGTTTTCCTGTCTGTAGTTTATATTACTCCGATTCTGAACAGATTACTGAAGCTGTATTTTCATCGCGCACGCCCGGATTTTCATCGGCTCATCGAAATTGGTGGATACAGTTTTCCAAGCGGCCATGCGATGAATGCTTTTTCTTTTTACAGCATCCTTGCTTTCTTGCTCTGGCGCCACGTCCCAACCCGGATAGGGAGAACCGCTGTCATCCTCATCAGCAGTATTATGATCCTTGGTATTGGAATAAGCAGGGTTTATTTAGGAGTACATTATCCAAGTGATATCATTGGAGGTTTTCTTGCCAGCGGCCTATGGGTCGCAGCTGTTATCTGGTTTTTCCAAAGATATAAAGAAAAGCTGGAAATACCGGAGCGAGCGCACTGA
- a CDS encoding response regulator, whose protein sequence is MIKAAIAEDDFRVASIHEQFLQKIEGIAVVGKALNAKEAIELLESKEVDVLLLDNYLPDRNGVSMLPVLRKRFENLDIILITASTERKVVEPSIRNGVVDYIVKPVTFERFKEALEKVVRRRVLMESNEEFNQAVIDQVLTGGQAGEETNFLPKGIDPLTLGKVEDTLSSLSSGINAEDLSEHLGASRTTARRYLEYLISVGKARAELEYGIVGRPERKYYLV, encoded by the coding sequence ATGATCAAGGCAGCTATAGCAGAAGATGATTTCAGGGTTGCATCCATTCATGAACAGTTTTTACAGAAAATTGAGGGTATTGCGGTCGTTGGCAAAGCATTGAATGCAAAAGAAGCCATTGAGCTTTTGGAAAGTAAAGAAGTAGATGTGTTATTGCTGGATAATTATCTTCCAGATCGTAACGGTGTATCAATGCTGCCAGTTTTAAGAAAAAGGTTCGAGAATTTGGATATTATCTTGATCACTGCTTCGACTGAACGGAAAGTAGTGGAACCTTCCATACGCAATGGAGTGGTTGATTACATAGTAAAGCCAGTTACTTTTGAACGATTCAAGGAAGCTCTGGAGAAGGTGGTTAGGCGCAGGGTACTAATGGAATCAAACGAGGAATTTAATCAGGCAGTAATCGACCAGGTATTGACCGGCGGGCAAGCTGGCGAAGAGACCAATTTTCTGCCAAAAGGAATCGACCCATTAACGCTGGGAAAAGTAGAGGATACATTGAGTTCCCTTTCAAGTGGCATTAACGCAGAGGATTTGAGTGAGCATTTAGGCGCGTCAAGAACCACAGCCAGAAGGTATTTGGAGTATTTAATTTCTGTCGGGAAGGCAAGGGCTGAACTGGAATACGGGATAGTTGGAAGGCCTGAGCGAAAATACTATTTGGTTTGA
- a CDS encoding tripartite tricarboxylate transporter TctB family protein, translating into MLIRINQKVAVILAILAGFYLLLSYNLPKYPNAIIDADVVPKGLGFLLLFFAVILYLDKKEETEAEKLKRTITKENVMLLLAVLAFILIYIFLLEIIGFLIMTALFIFGCSLFLGYRKHVTNAIVSVVFSLVIYGLFNYLLKINLPAGIIPL; encoded by the coding sequence TTGCTTATAAGGATCAATCAAAAAGTTGCCGTTATCCTGGCAATTCTAGCAGGCTTCTATTTGCTATTAAGCTATAATCTGCCGAAATACCCTAATGCCATAATCGATGCGGATGTTGTGCCAAAGGGTCTAGGCTTTCTTTTGCTGTTTTTCGCTGTCATTCTATATTTAGATAAAAAAGAAGAGACTGAAGCGGAAAAGTTAAAGCGTACAATCACCAAAGAGAATGTAATGTTGTTATTAGCCGTTCTTGCTTTCATATTAATCTACATTTTCCTATTAGAAATCATTGGCTTTTTAATCATGACTGCTTTGTTTATTTTTGGATGCTCATTATTCCTTGGGTACAGAAAGCATGTAACGAACGCCATAGTTTCGGTTGTATTTTCGTTAGTTATTTATGGACTTTTCAACTATCTTTTGAAAATAAATCTGCCAGCAGGAATTATCCCGTTGTAA
- a CDS encoding tripartite tricarboxylate transporter permease yields the protein MDAFQGLMSGFQVAFSLQGILFVFIGVFVGTFIGMMPGLGPISAIAIMIPITYSMDPTVALVMMAGVYYGAIFGGSSSSILLNAPGVAGTVATAFDGYPMAQQGKAGKALAIAAIASFTGGTVSVILLMLFTPILSAVAVSFGPAEYFALMFLGLTAISSLSDGSTIKAFISATLGFIVVTIGIDSQTGTSRFTFGNPNLLEGIDFLVIALGLFALAEVTTLILNRKDNSMSDNKEIGSLRLSKQDVKEMSGPMARQSFLGFLIGVLPGAGATIASFIAYITEKKLAKKPEEFGKGSIKGLAAPETANNAATGGAFVPLLSLGIPGSGTTAVLLGAFLVLGVQPGPLLIQDRPEVFWGIIASMYIGNIFLLILNLPLIPYIARVLRIPRPLLISLVIIFSLIGVYAISFNTFDLYMLVAFGIIGFLMRMFSFPAAPFILAFILGGMMEQAFRQTLTISNGSLAIFMDKPIALTLIIVSLLTILVPMFTGRKKLNAKNDAGKPL from the coding sequence ATGGATGCATTTCAGGGTTTAATGTCAGGATTTCAAGTAGCATTTAGTTTACAGGGAATTTTATTTGTATTTATCGGTGTTTTTGTAGGTACATTCATCGGAATGATGCCAGGATTGGGACCAATCAGTGCAATCGCAATCATGATCCCAATCACTTATAGTATGGATCCGACGGTAGCATTGGTTATGATGGCCGGGGTTTATTATGGAGCCATCTTTGGAGGTTCTAGTTCTTCAATCCTCTTGAACGCACCTGGTGTTGCCGGGACGGTTGCAACTGCCTTTGATGGTTATCCAATGGCACAGCAGGGGAAAGCAGGTAAGGCACTCGCGATTGCTGCAATTGCCTCTTTTACAGGGGGAACAGTCAGCGTCATTTTATTAATGTTATTTACGCCAATCCTCTCGGCTGTCGCGGTTTCGTTTGGGCCAGCTGAATATTTCGCCTTGATGTTTTTGGGTTTGACAGCCATATCAAGTTTGTCAGATGGCTCGACAATCAAGGCATTTATATCGGCTACACTAGGATTTATCGTTGTAACCATTGGGATTGACAGTCAGACAGGAACGAGCCGGTTCACGTTCGGGAACCCGAATCTTCTCGAGGGTATCGACTTCCTGGTCATCGCATTGGGTTTATTTGCTCTGGCTGAGGTCACTACACTCATCTTGAACCGAAAAGATAATTCTATGAGTGACAATAAAGAGATTGGCAGCCTGCGTCTGTCTAAGCAGGATGTCAAGGAAATGAGCGGGCCGATGGCAAGGCAATCCTTCCTGGGCTTCCTCATCGGTGTCTTGCCAGGAGCGGGAGCAACGATCGCTTCCTTTATTGCTTATATTACGGAAAAGAAGCTGGCGAAAAAGCCAGAAGAATTCGGGAAGGGTTCAATCAAAGGACTTGCTGCACCTGAAACAGCCAATAATGCAGCTACTGGAGGAGCATTCGTGCCACTTCTCAGCCTGGGAATTCCAGGTTCGGGTACAACAGCCGTTCTATTGGGAGCATTTTTAGTTTTAGGCGTTCAGCCGGGTCCACTATTGATACAGGATCGTCCTGAAGTATTCTGGGGGATTATCGCCAGTATGTATATCGGGAATATTTTTCTATTAATCCTGAACCTTCCGTTGATCCCTTACATCGCCAGGGTACTCAGGATTCCTAGGCCGCTATTGATCTCACTAGTGATCATTTTCAGCTTGATTGGGGTATATGCCATAAGCTTCAACACATTTGATTTGTACATGTTAGTCGCATTTGGAATCATTGGATTCCTGATGAGGATGTTCTCGTTTCCAGCGGCCCCATTCATCCTCGCTTTTATCCTTGGAGGAATGATGGAGCAAGCCTTCAGGCAAACGTTGACGATTTCAAACGGAAGTCTGGCTATCTTTATGGATAAGCCAATCGCGCTTACACTGATCATTGTAAGCTTGCTGACAATTTTAGTTCCAATGTTTACAGGGCGAAAAAAGCTAAATGCGAAGAACGATGCAGGAAAACCTTTATAA
- a CDS encoding cytochrome ubiquinol oxidase subunit I, giving the protein MGNEESVFFSRVLTELTLSFHIIYATIGVGIPLMIMIAQWLGIKKQDEHYILLARRWTRGFVITVAVGVVTGTAIGLQLSLLWPNFMELAGNVIALPLFMETFAFFFEAIFLGIYLYTWDRFENQKKHLLLLIPVAVGASFSAVFITIVNAFMNAPQGFDLVNGQLVNINPVLAMFNPAMPTKVAHMLATAYMTSAFVLASIGAYRLLKGSNHIYHKKALFLTMKIGLIFSIAAAVIGDFSGKYLAEYQPEKLAAAEWHFETHEGAPLMLYGVLDDGEVKYALKIPYALSILAHSNPNAEVIGLNEFSEDEIPPLYIHYLFDGMVTIGMWMSALSLVYVVGVWMKWSFIRTRWYRWLIVFGGPLSMLAIELGWWFAEVGRQPWILRGIMKVEDAATTSGQVDLMLLLFAGLYLILAIGSTVVLTRMFRKNTVEQELEDRELEKEGEFR; this is encoded by the coding sequence ATGGGGAATGAAGAATCGGTTTTTTTCAGCCGTGTTTTAACGGAGCTTACATTATCCTTCCATATTATTTATGCCACCATCGGAGTCGGAATACCGCTGATGATCATGATTGCTCAGTGGCTCGGAATCAAGAAGCAGGATGAGCATTATATATTGCTCGCAAGAAGATGGACGCGAGGTTTTGTCATCACCGTGGCGGTCGGAGTTGTGACTGGGACGGCGATTGGTTTGCAGCTGTCCTTATTGTGGCCTAATTTTATGGAACTAGCGGGCAACGTGATCGCTCTTCCGCTTTTCATGGAGACATTCGCATTTTTCTTTGAAGCGATTTTTCTCGGCATTTATTTATATACATGGGACCGGTTTGAAAATCAGAAGAAACATTTGCTGCTATTGATTCCGGTTGCGGTTGGAGCATCCTTTTCAGCCGTGTTCATCACGATCGTGAATGCGTTCATGAATGCGCCGCAAGGCTTTGATCTTGTAAATGGACAACTGGTCAATATTAACCCGGTTCTGGCAATGTTCAATCCTGCGATGCCAACGAAGGTTGCCCATATGCTGGCGACAGCTTATATGACTTCAGCGTTTGTCCTGGCTTCGATTGGCGCATACCGTCTCTTGAAGGGTTCAAATCATATCTATCATAAAAAAGCATTATTTTTAACAATGAAAATTGGACTTATCTTTTCAATTGCCGCTGCTGTCATAGGGGATTTCTCTGGTAAATACCTCGCAGAATACCAGCCGGAAAAGCTGGCAGCAGCCGAGTGGCACTTTGAGACACATGAGGGAGCGCCACTGATGCTGTATGGTGTTCTTGATGACGGAGAAGTAAAATATGCGCTTAAAATTCCTTACGCACTCAGTATTTTGGCTCACAGCAATCCAAACGCCGAAGTCATTGGCCTGAATGAATTTTCTGAAGACGAGATCCCGCCTTTGTATATTCATTATTTATTTGATGGAATGGTGACCATCGGGATGTGGATGTCGGCCCTTTCACTGGTCTATGTCGTGGGTGTGTGGATGAAATGGAGTTTCATCAGAACAAGGTGGTACCGCTGGCTGATCGTCTTCGGTGGACCGTTGTCCATGCTTGCGATTGAACTAGGCTGGTGGTTCGCTGAAGTCGGGAGGCAGCCATGGATTCTTCGAGGAATCATGAAGGTTGAAGATGCGGCAACTACAAGTGGACAGGTCGATTTAATGCTGCTACTGTTTGCAGGTTTATACTTGATTCTTGCCATTGGCAGCACCGTTGTATTAACAAGGATGTTTCGGAAAAATACAGTTGAACAGGAACTGGAAGACAGGGAATTGGAGAAGGAAGGTGAGTTTCGATGA
- a CDS encoding cytochrome d ubiquinol oxidase subunit II yields the protein MTLEIIGISVLWLFLFGYVIVASIDFGAGFFNAYSLFRGKQHILTGIIQRYLSPVWEVTNVFLVFFFVGIVGFFPKTAYYYGTILLVPASIGVVLLAIRGAYYAFTTYGGLKHKRYTYLYGLTGLFIPASLSIVLTISEGGFVEETASGVELDYWSLFTSPLTWSIVVLSLAAVLYISAVFLTWYANKAQDEPATELLRKYALIWSVPAIVTATGIIVELKDHNPEHYSRLVDLWWLFGISFILFVGTVYLIGKRKAYGVAFGLLTGQFFVAFFAYGISHYPYLLYPFLSIYDSFTNEAMAVALIIAFIAGLGLLLPSLYLLLRLFLFNNDYVQGKRNDHA from the coding sequence ATGACACTTGAAATAATAGGGATTTCGGTTCTTTGGCTCTTTCTATTTGGGTATGTCATCGTCGCCTCCATCGATTTCGGAGCAGGTTTTTTCAATGCATACAGCCTGTTCAGAGGAAAGCAGCATATCCTGACAGGGATTATCCAGCGTTATTTATCGCCTGTTTGGGAAGTCACGAATGTATTTCTTGTGTTTTTCTTCGTAGGAATTGTCGGGTTCTTTCCTAAAACAGCTTATTACTACGGAACAATCCTGCTAGTTCCGGCTAGCATTGGAGTTGTTTTGCTCGCCATTCGCGGAGCTTATTATGCTTTCACCACTTACGGTGGATTGAAGCACAAGAGATATACGTATTTATATGGACTTACTGGCTTGTTCATCCCTGCCTCCTTATCGATCGTACTGACGATTTCAGAGGGGGGCTTTGTCGAAGAGACTGCATCGGGGGTAGAGCTAGACTATTGGTCCCTGTTTACCAGTCCATTGACATGGAGCATAGTTGTCCTGAGTCTGGCCGCAGTTCTATATATATCTGCAGTTTTTTTAACGTGGTATGCGAATAAGGCCCAGGATGAACCTGCTACAGAGTTGTTGCGGAAATATGCCCTGATTTGGTCTGTACCTGCGATCGTGACGGCGACAGGCATCATCGTTGAACTGAAGGACCACAACCCCGAGCACTACAGCAGGCTGGTTGATTTATGGTGGTTGTTTGGCATTTCCTTTATCCTGTTTGTGGGGACAGTGTACCTGATTGGGAAACGCAAGGCATATGGAGTTGCGTTCGGGCTATTGACCGGCCAATTCTTTGTTGCCTTTTTTGCTTATGGAATTTCCCATTACCCGTATCTGTTATATCCCTTTCTCAGCATATACGACAGCTTTACAAATGAAGCGATGGCGGTTGCCCTGATCATCGCGTTCATTGCAGGGCTGGGGCTTCTGCTTCCGTCACTGTACTTGCTGCTAAGATTGTTTTTATTTAATAATGACTATGTCCAGGGGAAAAGGAACGATCATGCATAG
- a CDS encoding UDP-glucose dehydrogenase family protein → MKVAVLGTGYVGLSTGICLAEIGHNVICIDIDERKINTLKEGKSPIYEPGLEELLIKNSSAGRLTFTTSHQYALNHADIIIIAVGTPQSDDGQADLSFLERAAKDLAENIVRDSIVVVKSTVPVGTNEYLKQLLLGQLKNKVEIKMVSNPEFLRQGSAIQDTLKADRIIIGSDDAGASEIIQEMYRPLNVPFLLTDVRSAEMIKYASNAFLATKISFINGIANLCEAVGADVEDVAKGMGYDKRIGSAFLKAGIGYGGSCFPKDVKALLHTSKEQGIPFSLLEETIAINDHQQELLVGKALKRLGELKGKKIAMLGLSFKPETDDMRDAPSIKIAHALTAGGAEVTAYDPVASGNARKVIGEVITYVDSAFEAAKGADALFIVTEWEEFRQLEFEALLDVMKQRIIFDGRNCLDEAALQECSPIEYYPVGRPAVIMKDKKV, encoded by the coding sequence ATGAAGGTCGCTGTACTTGGAACAGGATATGTCGGACTGTCCACAGGAATCTGCCTGGCGGAAATCGGCCACAATGTGATTTGTATAGACATTGATGAAAGGAAAATAAATACCCTTAAGGAAGGAAAGTCCCCGATCTATGAACCCGGTCTTGAAGAACTTCTCATTAAAAATTCCTCTGCAGGAAGACTCACTTTTACTACCTCTCACCAGTATGCATTGAACCACGCGGACATTATCATTATCGCCGTCGGTACACCTCAGAGTGACGATGGGCAGGCGGATTTGAGCTTTCTTGAGCGGGCCGCAAAGGACCTCGCTGAAAATATCGTCCGGGATTCGATTGTCGTGGTTAAAAGCACGGTGCCCGTGGGCACGAATGAATATTTGAAACAGCTGTTACTAGGGCAGCTGAAAAATAAGGTTGAGATTAAGATGGTCTCCAACCCAGAGTTTCTACGGCAAGGGTCAGCCATTCAGGATACCTTGAAAGCGGACAGGATTATCATAGGCTCTGACGATGCGGGTGCTTCTGAAATAATCCAGGAAATGTATCGGCCGCTGAACGTTCCGTTTTTATTGACGGATGTAAGAAGCGCCGAAATGATCAAATACGCCTCCAATGCTTTTTTGGCAACGAAGATCAGCTTTATCAATGGAATCGCCAATCTTTGTGAAGCCGTAGGAGCAGACGTGGAAGATGTAGCGAAAGGGATGGGCTACGATAAGAGGATTGGATCAGCCTTTTTAAAGGCCGGAATAGGATACGGAGGCTCTTGTTTTCCGAAGGATGTAAAAGCACTGCTGCATACATCAAAGGAGCAAGGGATTCCTTTTTCCTTATTAGAAGAGACTATTGCCATCAATGATCATCAGCAAGAGCTGCTTGTAGGTAAGGCGCTGAAACGACTCGGAGAATTGAAGGGGAAGAAAATCGCCATGCTTGGCCTTTCCTTCAAGCCAGAAACGGATGACATGAGAGATGCACCGTCGATAAAAATTGCACATGCCTTAACTGCAGGAGGTGCTGAGGTTACAGCCTACGACCCAGTTGCATCCGGCAATGCAAGAAAGGTCATCGGTGAGGTCATCACCTACGTGGACTCAGCATTTGAAGCGGCAAAAGGAGCAGATGCGCTGTTTATTGTCACAGAGTGGGAAGAGTTCAGACAGTTAGAATTCGAAGCACTATTGGATGTCATGAAGCAGAGAATTATCTTTGACGGCAGGAACTGTTTAGATGAAGCAGCTCTTCAGGAATGCTCGCCAATTGAATATTATCCAGTCGGGAGGCCGGCGGTTATTATGAAAGATAAGAAAGTTTAA
- a CDS encoding tripartite tricarboxylate transporter substrate-binding protein — MKKFLATAAAFTMLFAAGCSNQSSGDGNATGENGEWKPTQPIEITAPAGPGGGWDTTARMASQVFEQEKIIDKRLPVVNKAGGGGAIGWAYIAGKKDSEHNMFVASPPLILVPLNGQSEYGYEDFTPLANVIADYGAFVVKADAKWDNLNDLFEDMKKDPASVSVIGTSSPGSMDHMQFVKIAKAAGVDVTKIKYISDPDAGGLTAVLNGSVDVYTTGVAETIEQVKAGKIKVLGITAEERLEGEVLSDFLTAKEQGIDETFVNWRGFFGPPGMDPAAVKYYEEKFKELSNSPAWDEIRKKYGWGELYMDSEEYSEFLKKEAEDMKELLEELGLSR; from the coding sequence ATGAAAAAGTTTTTAGCGACGGCTGCGGCGTTCACGATGCTGTTCGCAGCAGGATGTTCGAACCAGTCTTCTGGCGACGGCAATGCAACAGGGGAAAATGGAGAATGGAAACCGACTCAACCAATTGAAATTACGGCTCCAGCTGGACCAGGCGGCGGTTGGGATACAACAGCACGTATGGCTTCACAGGTTTTCGAACAGGAGAAAATCATTGACAAGCGTTTACCGGTTGTCAATAAAGCTGGTGGAGGCGGAGCGATTGGCTGGGCTTATATCGCCGGTAAAAAAGACAGCGAGCACAATATGTTTGTTGCATCGCCGCCATTAATTTTAGTGCCTTTAAATGGACAATCTGAATATGGATATGAAGACTTCACACCGCTTGCGAACGTAATTGCAGACTACGGTGCATTCGTTGTTAAAGCCGATGCGAAGTGGGATAACCTGAATGACCTATTTGAAGATATGAAAAAGGATCCTGCAAGCGTCAGCGTTATTGGAACTTCATCACCGGGCAGTATGGACCATATGCAGTTTGTCAAGATTGCTAAGGCCGCTGGCGTTGATGTAACTAAAATCAAGTATATTTCTGACCCGGATGCTGGTGGTTTAACGGCTGTATTGAATGGAAGTGTGGATGTTTATACAACAGGTGTAGCAGAAACGATTGAACAAGTAAAAGCAGGGAAAATCAAGGTTCTCGGTATCACTGCTGAGGAAAGATTAGAAGGAGAAGTCTTATCGGACTTCCTAACAGCCAAGGAACAGGGGATTGATGAAACGTTTGTAAACTGGAGAGGCTTCTTCGGACCTCCGGGGATGGATCCAGCAGCTGTTAAATACTATGAAGAAAAATTCAAAGAGTTAAGCAACTCTCCTGCATGGGATGAAATCCGCAAGAAGTATGGATGGGGAGAACTTTACATGGATAGCGAAGAGTACAGCGAGTTCTTGAAAAAAGAAGCGGAAGACATGAAAGAGCTTCTTGAAGAGCTAGGGTTGTCACGCTAA